One Nocardia iowensis DNA window includes the following coding sequences:
- a CDS encoding alpha/beta hydrolase family protein, which yields MNRVEPAVATWQTPEYVDAAAFDEHDVTIGADPIAVPGTVTLPRGAGPHPAAVLLAGGGPFDRDGTAGPNKNLKDIAWGLASRGVAVLRFDKVTYARPEYLAATAGFTPTDEYVPHAVAGIEILRDLPTVDGNRVFVVGHSMGGKFAPRVAATEPTVAGLVVLAGDTTPMQWSLVRVLEHLAKVDPATAAALPTVEAATEHAKLVDSPELSPATPAEKLPFGMPAPYWLDMRAYDPVAVAATLDIPMFFLQGERDYQVTVDGDLARWRAGLATRPDVTIRTYPADDHMFFPGTGPSMPEDYTHPHHVDPNIIADIADWLTSQRP from the coding sequence ATGAATCGAGTCGAGCCGGCCGTTGCGACGTGGCAGACACCGGAGTACGTCGACGCGGCCGCATTCGACGAGCACGACGTGACCATCGGCGCCGACCCGATCGCCGTGCCGGGCACCGTGACTCTCCCCCGAGGCGCGGGGCCGCATCCGGCGGCGGTGCTGCTCGCCGGGGGCGGTCCGTTCGACCGGGACGGCACCGCGGGCCCGAACAAGAACCTGAAGGACATCGCGTGGGGTCTGGCCAGTCGCGGTGTGGCGGTGCTGCGGTTCGACAAGGTCACCTACGCACGCCCCGAGTATCTCGCGGCCACAGCCGGTTTCACGCCGACCGACGAGTACGTCCCGCACGCCGTCGCGGGTATCGAGATCTTGCGCGACCTGCCGACCGTCGACGGTAACCGTGTCTTCGTGGTCGGGCACAGCATGGGTGGCAAGTTCGCGCCGCGGGTGGCCGCCACCGAACCCACGGTGGCGGGGCTGGTCGTTCTTGCCGGGGACACAACGCCGATGCAATGGTCGCTGGTGCGCGTCCTCGAGCATCTGGCGAAGGTCGATCCGGCGACCGCGGCGGCGCTACCCACTGTCGAGGCCGCCACCGAACACGCGAAACTGGTTGACAGTCCCGAACTTTCACCAGCCACACCCGCCGAGAAGCTGCCATTCGGGATGCCCGCGCCGTACTGGCTGGACATGCGCGCCTACGATCCGGTAGCGGTGGCGGCAACACTGGATATCCCCATGTTTTTTCTACAGGGCGAACGCGACTATCAGGTGACCGTGGACGGCGACCTGGCCCGATGGCGCGCCGGTCTCGCCACCCGCCCGGACGTGACGATCCGTACCTACCCAGCCGACGACCACATGTTCTTCCCCGGCACGGGACCGTCTATGCCCGAGGACTACACCCACCCACACCACGTCGACCCCAACATCATCGCCGATATCGCCGACTGGCTGACCTCCCAGCGGCCCTAA
- a CDS encoding DUF4236 domain-containing protein, protein MPIKFRQRKSFGPLKLNFTQSGLSSWGIKIGPWSWNSRSKKNSVDLPGPLSWRQR, encoded by the coding sequence ATGCCCATCAAATTCCGCCAGCGCAAGTCCTTCGGGCCGCTGAAACTCAACTTCACCCAATCGGGCCTGTCCTCGTGGGGTATCAAAATCGGCCCCTGGTCGTGGAATTCGCGGAGCAAGAAGAACAGTGTCGATTTGCCGGGTCCGCTGAGCTGGCGCCAGCGCTGA
- the sigJ gene encoding RNA polymerase sigma factor SigJ: MTIEPGPADGRHEPSLDAILSERRQLINLAYRLLGSLADAEDVVQETYARWYAMSRKQQQDIDSPGGWLTKVAGRICLDLLRSARVRRERYVGEWVPEPLPDRGEWSEGPPSSGADPADRVTLDESVNMAFLVVLESMTPAERVAFILHDIFRYPFADIAEVVGRSPAACRQLATSARRRIDASRPPATPTAEQARVVRDFKLAWEAKDINALIGLLDPAATGIADGGGLVDAALHPIEGGEQIARYLVEFASRIPGLTILERMVNGQPGLVVQRNQTTSSVFAFDIADNRIMRVWAVRNPDKLRQWTTAQNI; this comes from the coding sequence ATGACCATCGAACCCGGGCCGGCGGACGGCCGACACGAGCCGAGCCTGGACGCGATCCTGAGCGAGCGCCGCCAGCTGATCAATCTCGCCTATCGGCTGCTCGGTTCCCTGGCCGATGCCGAGGACGTCGTGCAGGAAACCTATGCCCGCTGGTATGCCATGTCTCGAAAGCAGCAGCAGGACATCGATTCCCCTGGCGGATGGCTGACGAAGGTCGCGGGCCGCATTTGCCTCGATCTGCTCCGCTCGGCACGCGTTCGACGGGAACGCTATGTGGGCGAATGGGTTCCCGAACCACTGCCCGACCGCGGCGAATGGAGCGAGGGACCGCCCAGTAGCGGCGCCGACCCAGCCGATCGGGTCACCCTAGACGAGTCGGTCAACATGGCATTTCTCGTCGTGCTCGAATCGATGACCCCGGCCGAGCGCGTCGCGTTCATCCTGCACGACATCTTTCGCTACCCGTTCGCCGACATTGCCGAGGTCGTCGGGCGCAGCCCGGCGGCTTGCCGCCAGCTGGCCACCTCGGCCCGCCGCCGCATCGACGCCTCGCGGCCTCCCGCGACGCCAACCGCCGAGCAAGCCCGCGTCGTCCGTGACTTCAAGCTCGCCTGGGAAGCCAAGGACATCAACGCGCTCATCGGGCTCCTCGACCCCGCCGCCACGGGAATCGCCGATGGTGGCGGTCTGGTCGATGCCGCGCTGCACCCGATCGAGGGCGGCGAGCAGATCGCCCGCTATCTCGTCGAATTCGCCAGCAGAATACCAGGTTTGACGATCCTGGAGCGCATGGTCAACGGCCAGCCGGGCCTGGTGGTCCAACGGAACCAGACCACATCGTCGGTATTCGCGTTCGACATCGCAGACAATCGCATCATGCGCGTCTGGGCCGTCCGCAACCCCGACAAACTCCGCCAGTGGACCACCGCCCAGAACATCTAG
- a CDS encoding helix-turn-helix domain-containing protein, translating to MPGRRLTRTDRQQIASGLAQRLDHAEIARRLGRPTSTVTREVARNGGPGRYRADLAQLAATHRARRKPRPAETPPISENTGPAPEVAAATVRDLTAALIATGVPRTAAGVMACLYTSETGSRTAAELAQHLQVSAATVAHAIRLLEEQGMLLRGHDDNSRRQRYFIDADAGLRTVVASARANQHLAAAALRGVNAFGADHPTGARLAAAAEFLEQISTDIIRSAAHWHAQVSARSRADRLGVPGRSARGGQVAVRQGQAGWSFSDANQT from the coding sequence ATGCCAGGACGCAGACTGACCAGAACCGACCGGCAGCAGATTGCCAGCGGTTTGGCGCAGCGTCTGGATCACGCCGAAATCGCCCGGCGGCTCGGCCGTCCCACCTCGACGGTCACCCGCGAGGTCGCGCGCAACGGTGGGCCGGGTCGCTACCGCGCGGACCTGGCACAACTCGCGGCAACCCACCGCGCCCGGCGCAAACCGCGCCCGGCCGAAACGCCGCCGATCAGCGAGAACACCGGCCCCGCACCCGAAGTGGCCGCCGCAACCGTCCGCGATCTCACCGCGGCCCTCATCGCGACCGGCGTACCGCGTACCGCCGCGGGCGTCATGGCCTGCTTGTACACCTCCGAGACCGGCAGCCGCACCGCAGCCGAACTGGCCCAGCATCTCCAGGTCAGCGCGGCCACCGTCGCCCACGCGATCCGACTGCTGGAGGAGCAGGGCATGCTCCTGCGCGGCCATGACGACAACAGCAGACGCCAGCGCTACTTCATCGACGCGGACGCGGGCTTGCGCACCGTCGTGGCCAGCGCCCGCGCCAACCAGCACCTCGCCGCGGCCGCACTGCGTGGCGTGAACGCCTTCGGAGCCGATCACCCCACCGGGGCCCGGCTCGCGGCGGCGGCCGAGTTCCTCGAACAGATCAGCACCGACATCATCCGCTCCGCGGCGCACTGGCATGCCCAGGTCAGTGCGCGCAGCCGAGCTGACCGGCTCGGTGTCCCGGGCCGGTCCGCGCGCGGCGGTCAGGTTGCCGTCCGTCAGGGTCAGGCAGGCTGGTCCTTCTCGGACGCCAACCAGACTTGA
- a CDS encoding YybH family protein, protein MTTNDSELRAFLKTRAEAQQSKDIDRLMEHYDPDIVYYDVVPPLRFAGLDEVRRNFLRWFDGYEGPISLETHDRTLVTSGDVAFANMLHLDSGTRKGGLQASIWVRETVCLRRSNGDWLITHEHVSIPINPENFQVWLASEKDQPA, encoded by the coding sequence ATGACTACCAACGATTCCGAACTCAGGGCGTTCTTGAAAACCCGCGCCGAGGCCCAGCAGTCGAAGGACATCGATCGACTCATGGAGCACTACGATCCCGACATCGTTTACTACGATGTCGTCCCTCCACTCCGGTTCGCGGGGCTCGACGAAGTACGTCGCAACTTTCTGCGGTGGTTCGACGGCTACGAGGGCCCGATCAGCCTCGAAACGCACGACCGGACCCTGGTGACCAGCGGCGATGTCGCATTCGCGAACATGCTGCACCTGGACTCGGGAACCCGCAAAGGCGGGCTCCAAGCGTCGATATGGGTACGGGAGACCGTGTGCCTGCGGCGATCGAACGGCGACTGGCTGATCACCCACGAACACGTCTCGATTCCGATCAACCCGGAGAACTTTCAAGTCTGGTTGGCGTCCGAGAAGGACCAGCCTGCCTGA
- a CDS encoding Fur family transcriptional regulator: protein MLRGVSLRVTAPRVAVLSAVHDHPHADTDSIIRAVRARLSAVSHQAVYDSLHALTAAGLIRCIQPSGSVARYESRVGDNHHHVVCRACGLIADVDCAIGQAPCLTASDDSGFSIDEAEVIYWGLCPDCAAAQRP from the coding sequence ATGCTGCGGGGAGTTTCACTGCGCGTGACCGCACCCCGCGTCGCGGTGCTGAGCGCGGTGCACGATCATCCGCACGCCGACACCGATTCGATCATCCGCGCCGTGCGAGCTCGCCTGTCGGCGGTGTCGCACCAAGCGGTATATGACTCGTTGCACGCGCTGACCGCCGCGGGCCTGATCCGATGTATTCAGCCGTCCGGCTCGGTAGCGCGTTACGAGTCGCGCGTCGGCGACAACCACCACCACGTCGTCTGCCGGGCGTGCGGGTTGATCGCCGATGTCGACTGCGCGATCGGCCAGGCCCCATGTTTGACCGCGTCCGACGACAGTGGCTTCTCGATCGATGAGGCCGAGGTCATCTACTGGGGCCTGTGTCCCGACTGCGCGGCAGCACAACGTCCCTGA
- a CDS encoding TetR/AcrR family transcriptional regulator has product MSAADEPLRTPANPAKRADARRNEKALLDAAASVFVTDGVDAPVRRIAAAAGVGMGTIYRHFPTRADLVVAVYRHQVDACAEAGPTLLATATSPFTALRQWVELFADFLVTKHGLAAAMRNDPDTFTALHALFLDRLVPVLDEILSAARKAGEVTADIPAYQLLRAIGDICAGAEMVDPQYDARRTIRLLLDGCR; this is encoded by the coding sequence ATGAGTGCAGCCGACGAGCCACTGCGGACGCCCGCGAACCCCGCCAAGCGCGCGGACGCCCGGCGAAACGAGAAGGCCCTGCTCGATGCCGCGGCGTCGGTCTTCGTCACCGACGGGGTGGATGCACCCGTACGCCGGATCGCGGCCGCGGCTGGCGTCGGCATGGGCACGATCTACCGGCACTTCCCCACCCGCGCGGACCTCGTCGTGGCCGTCTATCGGCACCAAGTCGACGCCTGCGCCGAAGCCGGGCCCACCCTGCTCGCGACAGCGACGTCACCGTTCACCGCGCTGCGTCAATGGGTGGAGCTTTTCGCGGACTTCCTGGTTACCAAGCATGGTCTGGCCGCCGCGATGCGCAACGACCCCGACACCTTCACCGCTCTGCACGCACTGTTTCTCGATCGCCTCGTGCCGGTGCTCGACGAAATCCTCTCCGCCGCAAGGAAAGCGGGCGAGGTCACTGCCGACATTCCCGCCTACCAGCTGCTCCGAGCGATCGGCGATATCTGCGCTGGCGCGGAAATGGTCGATCCACAGTACGACGCGCGCCGCACCATTCGACTGCTACTCGACGGATGCCGGTAG
- a CDS encoding GtrA family protein yields the protein MRFLRGDHAFAQLIRFALVGGSSNIAYVLLFLAANGIGPLLANIAGSIVSTVIANELHRRLTFHAAGRVGWFTAQWEGGGLALVGLLISTAALAGVESVAPGLGATAQAGAVLAIMAMVGGMRFLALRALVAA from the coding sequence ATGCGCTTTCTGCGCGGTGATCACGCTTTCGCCCAGCTGATCCGGTTCGCACTGGTCGGCGGCTCCAGCAACATTGCCTACGTTCTGCTGTTCCTGGCCGCGAACGGAATCGGCCCGCTACTCGCCAATATCGCCGGCTCGATCGTCAGCACCGTGATCGCGAACGAACTGCACCGCAGGCTCACCTTCCACGCGGCCGGACGGGTCGGCTGGTTCACCGCGCAGTGGGAAGGCGGCGGTCTGGCGCTGGTCGGCCTGCTGATCAGCACGGCGGCGCTGGCCGGTGTCGAGTCCGTGGCCCCCGGCCTCGGCGCGACCGCACAGGCGGGCGCCGTGCTCGCCATCATGGCGATGGTCGGCGGTATGCGCTTCCTGGCGCTGCGCGCGCTCGTCGCCGCATAG
- a CDS encoding DUF4189 domain-containing protein, whose product MAQQGQSDPTQLNPMAQQGQLDPTQLNPLSPQGQSGPQTQYPPDAQTRHYPYDPQAPQYPYDPQAPQYPYDPQAQQYQQAPTQYPPPGGPFPPGPGHPYPPQYGPGGPGSGGGGGKVLAVIGSILVTLLVIGGVIGLRVYKNMSKNTDDDARGLGTTSMISPSSTPTTLPSTTVRPSPTSVTPVQPATVWIAATYNEATKEVHWARSSLSQELAAGQALASCGPGCQEPVWSNNGCVAMAFGQDDGWGSAWGGNVTEAQNKARATAENNWDVRGPFEYWSKCAEE is encoded by the coding sequence ATGGCCCAGCAAGGCCAGTCGGATCCCACTCAACTGAATCCCATGGCCCAGCAGGGACAGTTGGATCCGACTCAACTGAATCCACTGAGCCCGCAGGGGCAATCGGGTCCGCAGACGCAGTATCCACCCGACGCGCAGACGCGGCACTATCCGTATGACCCCCAGGCCCCGCAATATCCCTACGACCCGCAGGCCCCGCAATACCCGTACGACCCGCAGGCCCAGCAATATCAGCAGGCGCCGACGCAGTATCCCCCGCCGGGCGGGCCGTTCCCGCCGGGCCCCGGCCATCCGTATCCGCCGCAGTACGGGCCGGGTGGGCCCGGCTCGGGTGGCGGCGGCGGAAAGGTCCTCGCCGTAATCGGTTCGATCCTGGTCACCCTGCTGGTGATCGGCGGGGTCATCGGTTTGCGCGTGTACAAGAACATGTCCAAGAACACCGACGACGACGCCCGAGGTCTCGGGACCACCAGCATGATCAGCCCGTCCAGCACGCCGACCACACTGCCGAGCACCACCGTCCGGCCGTCGCCGACCTCGGTGACGCCGGTACAACCTGCCACCGTGTGGATCGCGGCGACTTACAACGAGGCGACCAAGGAAGTCCATTGGGCGCGTAGCTCACTCAGTCAGGAACTCGCCGCCGGACAAGCACTGGCCAGCTGTGGCCCGGGCTGTCAGGAGCCCGTCTGGTCGAACAATGGCTGCGTCGCCATGGCATTCGGCCAGGACGACGGCTGGGGTTCGGCCTGGGGCGGCAACGTCACCGAGGCCCAGAACAAGGCAAGAGCTACCGCCGAAAACAATTGGGACGTGCGCGGGCCCTTCGAATACTGGTCGAAGTGCGCCGAGGAGTAA
- the katG gene encoding catalase/peroxidase HPI, whose protein sequence is MTSDSRPPVPDTGTLSASESENPAIPSPTPKTDRRPSTNKDWWPEQIDVSVLHAHSPKGNPLGDDFNYAEEFKKLDVDALKADVAAVLTDSQDWWPADYGNYGGLFIRMSWHAAGTYRIADGRGGGGQGAQRFAPLNSWPDNANLDKARRLLWPVKQKYGNKISWADLLVFAGNVALESMGFQTFGFGFGRPDIWEPEEIFWGPEDTWLGDERYSGERELAGPLGAVQMGLIYVNPEGPNGQPDPVAAARDIRETFGRMAMNDEETAALIVGGHSFGKTHGAGDADLVGAEPEAAPLEQLGLGWKSAHGTGKGKDAITSGLEVVWTSTPTKWSNGFLQNLYGHEWELTKSPAGAWQWTAKDAEATIPDPFDGPARRPTMLTTDLALREDPIYREITRRWLDHPEELSEAFAKAWYKLLHRDMGPISRYLGPWVPEPQLWQDPVPAVDHELIDEADIAALKSKVLESGLSVAQLVKTAWASAASFRSTDKRGGANGARIRLEPQRSWEVNEPAELAKVLPVLEQIQQDFNSSAAGGKKVSLADVIILAGSAAVEQAAKHAGHDITVPFAPGRTDATQENTDVESFAVLEPRADGFRNYVRTDEKAPLERLLLERAYMLDVTAPELTVLIGGLRALGANYGGTEHGVFTDRPGTLTNDFFVNLLDQSTEWKAAESAENVYEGVDRRTGQTKWTATANDLVFGSHSVLRAVAEVYAQQDAGARFVKDFVAAWVKVVNNDRFDLA, encoded by the coding sequence GTGACATCCGATAGCCGCCCACCCGTTCCCGACACCGGAACTCTGAGCGCAAGCGAGAGCGAGAACCCGGCGATCCCGTCGCCCACGCCCAAGACCGACCGCCGCCCCAGCACCAACAAGGACTGGTGGCCGGAGCAGATCGATGTCTCGGTGCTGCACGCCCATTCGCCCAAGGGCAACCCGCTCGGCGACGACTTCAACTACGCCGAAGAGTTCAAGAAACTCGACGTCGACGCCCTCAAGGCCGATGTCGCGGCAGTGCTGACCGATTCGCAGGACTGGTGGCCCGCCGACTACGGAAACTACGGCGGCCTGTTCATCCGGATGAGCTGGCACGCGGCGGGCACCTACCGGATCGCCGACGGACGCGGCGGCGGCGGGCAGGGCGCACAGCGCTTCGCGCCGCTCAACAGCTGGCCGGACAACGCGAACCTGGACAAGGCGCGCCGACTGCTGTGGCCGGTGAAGCAGAAGTACGGCAACAAGATCTCCTGGGCCGACCTGCTGGTGTTCGCGGGCAACGTGGCCCTCGAGTCGATGGGGTTCCAAACCTTCGGCTTCGGCTTCGGTCGCCCGGATATCTGGGAGCCGGAAGAGATCTTCTGGGGCCCGGAGGACACCTGGCTCGGCGATGAGCGCTACAGCGGTGAACGTGAGCTGGCGGGCCCGCTCGGCGCCGTCCAGATGGGCCTGATCTACGTGAACCCGGAAGGGCCCAACGGTCAGCCGGATCCGGTGGCGGCCGCGCGGGACATCCGAGAGACGTTCGGCCGCATGGCAATGAACGACGAGGAGACCGCCGCCCTGATCGTCGGCGGTCACAGCTTCGGCAAGACCCACGGTGCGGGCGACGCCGACCTGGTCGGCGCCGAACCCGAAGCCGCCCCGCTCGAGCAGCTGGGCCTGGGCTGGAAGAGTGCCCACGGCACGGGCAAGGGCAAGGACGCCATCACGAGCGGCCTGGAAGTGGTCTGGACGTCCACTCCGACCAAGTGGAGCAACGGTTTCCTGCAGAACTTGTACGGCCACGAGTGGGAGCTCACCAAGAGCCCCGCCGGTGCGTGGCAGTGGACGGCGAAGGACGCCGAGGCGACCATCCCGGATCCGTTCGATGGTCCAGCGCGGCGGCCGACCATGCTGACGACGGACCTGGCCCTGCGTGAAGACCCGATCTACCGGGAGATCACCCGCCGCTGGCTGGATCACCCGGAGGAGCTGTCGGAGGCCTTCGCGAAGGCGTGGTACAAGCTGCTGCACCGGGACATGGGACCGATCAGCCGCTACCTCGGCCCGTGGGTTCCCGAACCGCAGCTGTGGCAGGACCCGGTTCCCGCCGTCGACCACGAACTGATCGACGAGGCGGACATCGCGGCTTTGAAGAGCAAGGTTCTCGAGTCCGGCCTGTCGGTTGCGCAGCTCGTCAAGACCGCATGGGCGTCCGCGGCGAGCTTCCGCAGCACCGACAAGCGCGGTGGTGCGAACGGAGCCAGGATTCGCCTCGAGCCCCAACGGAGCTGGGAGGTCAACGAACCGGCCGAGCTCGCCAAGGTGCTGCCGGTGCTCGAGCAGATCCAGCAGGACTTCAACAGTTCGGCGGCCGGCGGCAAGAAGGTTTCGCTGGCCGACGTGATCATCCTCGCCGGTTCCGCGGCGGTCGAGCAGGCGGCCAAGCACGCGGGCCACGACATCACGGTGCCGTTCGCGCCGGGACGCACGGACGCGACGCAGGAGAACACCGATGTGGAGTCGTTCGCGGTGCTCGAACCGCGGGCCGACGGGTTCCGGAACTATGTGCGGACCGACGAGAAGGCTCCGCTCGAACGCCTGCTGCTCGAACGGGCATACATGCTCGACGTGACGGCTCCGGAGCTGACGGTACTGATCGGCGGCCTGCGCGCCCTCGGTGCCAACTACGGCGGTACCGAGCACGGTGTCTTCACCGACCGTCCGGGTACGTTGACGAACGACTTCTTCGTCAATCTCCTGGACCAGTCCACGGAGTGGAAGGCGGCCGAGTCGGCGGAGAACGTCTATGAAGGTGTCGACCGGCGCACCGGGCAGACCAAATGGACGGCCACCGCGAATGACCTTGTCTTCGGATCGCATTCGGTGCTGCGTGCCGTGGCCGAGGTGTATGCGCAGCAGGACGCCGGTGCGAGGTTCGTGAAGGACTTCGTCGCGGCGTGGGTCAAGGTGGTCAACAACGATCGGTTCGACCTCGCCTGA
- a CDS encoding AfsR/SARP family transcriptional regulator, protein MLFVRVLGPIVVEVDGRVVDLGGQIPRRFLAALSTTAGTPVPDAVLAELVWGEDQPQQAVATMRVIASRLRSAVGPADRDCLQRSEFGYRLAVRPEWTDLSRFTDLIAHGTRLLTAADAEGAVRCFDPALALWRGLPWLDLADAQSLSAERARLMELRDVAVEELQAARLACGQTTVAVADLIEAVTATPFRERRWELLALGLYRSGRQAQALAELRRVRVAHSSGRASRCCWKAIASVRSAGCAPLGSSVRNAVICGVRAWPTWCWPGRSWCPRTTPMQLARRSPPSTER, encoded by the coding sequence GTGCTGTTTGTTCGGGTGCTTGGCCCGATCGTGGTCGAGGTGGACGGCCGGGTTGTCGATCTCGGCGGCCAGATACCTCGGCGATTCCTGGCGGCACTCTCGACGACTGCCGGTACACCCGTACCCGACGCTGTGCTCGCAGAGCTGGTGTGGGGCGAAGATCAGCCGCAGCAGGCCGTCGCGACGATGCGGGTGATCGCGTCGCGGCTGCGCTCTGCGGTCGGACCCGCCGACCGGGACTGCCTCCAGCGCAGCGAGTTCGGGTATCGGCTCGCGGTGCGGCCGGAGTGGACCGACCTCAGCCGCTTCACGGACCTGATCGCGCACGGAACGCGTCTGCTCACCGCCGCGGACGCCGAGGGTGCGGTGCGCTGCTTCGATCCGGCACTTGCGCTGTGGCGGGGCCTACCGTGGCTGGATTTGGCTGACGCCCAATCGCTTTCGGCCGAGCGAGCACGGTTGATGGAACTGCGTGATGTCGCGGTCGAAGAGCTACAGGCGGCGCGATTGGCGTGCGGCCAGACCACGGTGGCGGTGGCCGATCTGATCGAGGCGGTGACCGCAACGCCGTTTCGGGAACGGCGCTGGGAGTTGCTCGCGCTTGGCCTGTATCGCAGTGGTCGGCAGGCTCAGGCGCTGGCCGAGCTTCGCCGGGTACGGGTTGCGCACAGTTCGGGCAGGGCATCGCGATGTTGTTGGAAGGCAATCGCATCGGTGCGCTCGGCTGGTTGCGCACCGCTCGGCAGCTCAGTGCGGAATGCGGTCATCTGTGGTGTCAGGGCATGGCCGACGTGGTGCTGGCCTGGTCGGTCCTGGTGTCCGCGGACGACACCGATGCAGCTCGCGAGGCGATCGCCGCCATCGACCGAGCGCTGA
- a CDS encoding PPOX class F420-dependent oxidoreductase produces MPVSFNEQTRKLLDGKAFATVATLNRDGSPQTSVVWIARDGDTVLFSTTASRLKGRNLARDPRISITAFDPENLYYTVDIRGIAELIADPDKTLPRELCQKYLGQDPPPEPAEVARVIVRVTPHKITNFVG; encoded by the coding sequence GTGCCGGTGTCTTTCAATGAACAGACCCGCAAGCTGCTCGACGGAAAGGCGTTCGCCACAGTCGCGACGCTGAACCGGGACGGTAGTCCGCAAACCTCGGTGGTGTGGATTGCCCGCGACGGTGACACAGTGCTGTTCTCCACGACGGCGAGTCGGCTCAAGGGGCGGAATCTGGCTCGCGATCCTCGGATCAGTATCACCGCGTTCGATCCCGAAAACCTCTATTACACAGTCGATATTCGGGGCATCGCCGAGCTGATCGCGGACCCGGACAAGACTTTGCCTCGCGAACTGTGCCAGAAGTATCTCGGCCAAGACCCGCCGCCGGAGCCAGCTGAGGTGGCCCGGGTGATTGTTCGGGTAACTCCGCACAAGATCACAAATTTCGTGGGCTGA
- a CDS encoding alpha/beta hydrolase family protein has protein sequence MSTPAASAVPVLTTPIISIKPVVLPAPERGDDLQVRVSAPAFGTDLPIVVLAHGFGDSMSAYDPLVDFWSGNGFVVIQPTFLDSRTLGITPADPRYSDIWRIRVQDVERVLDELDRVVAAVPGLGDRVDRDRIAVAGHSWGGQTVSMLLGARVVGADGQPGPDLTDARVKAGVLLATTGIGGNDLTPFAAANFPFMHPDFDALTTSTLVIAGDNDQSHLSTRGPDWFTDVYTHSPGAQSLLTVFGGEHSLGGIHAYNAKDTTDESPERVALIREASWAYLRSALGIDDTAWKQVQAGLMESAEPIGVIDNK, from the coding sequence ATGTCCACACCCGCCGCGAGCGCCGTGCCCGTCCTGACCACTCCGATCATCAGCATCAAGCCGGTCGTCCTGCCCGCACCAGAGCGCGGCGACGACCTACAGGTGCGTGTGTCGGCACCCGCCTTCGGAACCGACCTCCCGATCGTCGTCCTCGCGCACGGCTTCGGCGATTCGATGTCCGCCTATGACCCGCTGGTCGATTTCTGGTCCGGCAACGGTTTCGTTGTCATACAGCCCACGTTCCTCGATTCACGGACGCTCGGCATCACCCCGGCCGACCCGAGGTATTCGGATATCTGGCGCATCCGCGTCCAGGACGTCGAGCGCGTACTCGACGAACTCGACCGTGTCGTCGCCGCTGTCCCGGGTCTCGGTGACCGCGTTGATCGCGACCGCATCGCCGTCGCTGGACACTCCTGGGGCGGACAGACTGTCAGCATGCTTCTCGGCGCGCGCGTTGTCGGCGCGGACGGGCAGCCCGGCCCCGACCTGACCGATGCCCGGGTGAAAGCCGGTGTGCTCCTTGCCACGACCGGCATCGGTGGAAACGACCTGACGCCGTTCGCCGCGGCGAACTTTCCCTTCATGCACCCCGACTTCGACGCTCTGACCACGTCGACCCTCGTGATCGCGGGTGACAACGACCAGTCCCACCTCTCGACGCGCGGCCCCGACTGGTTCACCGACGTATACACCCACAGCCCCGGCGCCCAGAGCCTGCTCACCGTGTTCGGCGGCGAACACTCGCTCGGCGGAATCCACGCCTACAACGCCAAGGACACCACCGATGAAAGCCCCGAGCGCGTCGCGCTGATTCGCGAGGCTTCCTGGGCCTACCTCCGCAGCGCCCTCGGGATCGACGACACGGCGTGGAAGCAGGTGCAGGCCGGACTCATGGAGTCCGCCGAGCCGATCGGAGTCATCGACAACAAGTAA